The following are from one region of the Capsicum annuum cultivar UCD-10X-F1 chromosome 1, UCD10Xv1.1, whole genome shotgun sequence genome:
- the LOC107847315 gene encoding protein TOO MANY MOUTHS isoform X2 produces the protein MTLIRNVRWNKLQDVIPPEIGELKQLAHLYLSFNNFKGEIPKELANLPELRYLHLHENHFTGRIPLELGTLQHLRHLDVGNNRLVGTIRELIRIEGYFPLLCNLYLNNNYLTGGVPAQLANLTNLEILYLSYNRMTGVIPYNIALIPKLTYSQVMRLVDPFRPWMQGDHVMIMILMTFFDFVAFVLDIQL, from the exons ATGACACTGATAAG AAATGTTAGGTGGAATAAGCTGCAAGATGTCATTCCACCTGAAATAGGTGAACTAAAGCAGTTAGCACATCT CTACCtaagttttaataattttaaagggGAAATACCTAAGGAGCTTGCTAATCTTCCTGAACTTCGTTATCTCCATCTACATGAAAATCATTTTACTGGACGTATTCCACTTGAACTGGGTACCTTACAGCATCTTCGACACCT GGATGTTGGTAACAATCGTTTGGTTGGAACTATAAGAGAACTCATACGTATTGAAGGATACTTTCCGCTTCTCTGCAACCT ATACTTGAATAATAATTATCTTACTGGAGGTGTTCCAGCACAACTTGCAAATTTGACGAACTTGGAAATCTT ATATCTATCCTACAATAGGATGACAGGAGTTATTCCATATAACATTGCTCTTATTCCAAAGTTAACTTATTC tCAAGTGATGCGGCTAGTGGACCCATTTCGCCCATGGATGCAAGGAGATCACGTGATGATAATGATCCTAATGACATTCTTTGATTTCGTTGCAtttgtcttggatattcaattatga
- the LOC107847315 gene encoding LRR receptor-like serine/threonine-protein kinase SIK1 isoform X4, whose translation MTLIRNVRWNKLQDVIPPEIGELKQLAHLYLSFNNFKGEIPKELANLPELRYLHLHENHFTGRIPLELGTLQHLRHLDVGNNRLVGTIRELIRIEGYFPLLCNLYLNNNYLTGGVPAQLANLTNLEILYLSYNRMTGVIPYNIALIPKLTYSDAASGPISPMDARRSRDDNDPNDIL comes from the exons ATGACACTGATAAG AAATGTTAGGTGGAATAAGCTGCAAGATGTCATTCCACCTGAAATAGGTGAACTAAAGCAGTTAGCACATCT CTACCtaagttttaataattttaaagggGAAATACCTAAGGAGCTTGCTAATCTTCCTGAACTTCGTTATCTCCATCTACATGAAAATCATTTTACTGGACGTATTCCACTTGAACTGGGTACCTTACAGCATCTTCGACACCT GGATGTTGGTAACAATCGTTTGGTTGGAACTATAAGAGAACTCATACGTATTGAAGGATACTTTCCGCTTCTCTGCAACCT ATACTTGAATAATAATTATCTTACTGGAGGTGTTCCAGCACAACTTGCAAATTTGACGAACTTGGAAATCTT ATATCTATCCTACAATAGGATGACAGGAGTTATTCCATATAACATTGCTCTTATTCCAAAGTTAACTTATTC TGATGCGGCTAGTGGACCCATTTCGCCCATGGATGCAAGGAGATCACGTGATGATAATGATCCTAATGACATTCTTTGA
- the LOC107847315 gene encoding LRR receptor-like serine/threonine-protein kinase SIK1 isoform X1, protein MTLIRNVRWNKLQDVIPPEIGELKQLAHLYLSFNNFKGEIPKELANLPELRYLHLHENHFTGRIPLELGTLQHLRHLDVGNNRLVGTIRELIRIEGYFPLLCNLYLNNNYLTGGVPAQLANLTNLEIFCYRYLSYNRMTGVIPYNIALIPKLTYSQVMRLVDPFRPWMQGDHVMIMILMTFFDFVAFVLDIQL, encoded by the exons ATGACACTGATAAG AAATGTTAGGTGGAATAAGCTGCAAGATGTCATTCCACCTGAAATAGGTGAACTAAAGCAGTTAGCACATCT CTACCtaagttttaataattttaaagggGAAATACCTAAGGAGCTTGCTAATCTTCCTGAACTTCGTTATCTCCATCTACATGAAAATCATTTTACTGGACGTATTCCACTTGAACTGGGTACCTTACAGCATCTTCGACACCT GGATGTTGGTAACAATCGTTTGGTTGGAACTATAAGAGAACTCATACGTATTGAAGGATACTTTCCGCTTCTCTGCAACCT ATACTTGAATAATAATTATCTTACTGGAGGTGTTCCAGCACAACTTGCAAATTTGACGAACTTGGAAATCTT TTGTTACAGATATCTATCCTACAATAGGATGACAGGAGTTATTCCATATAACATTGCTCTTATTCCAAAGTTAACTTATTC tCAAGTGATGCGGCTAGTGGACCCATTTCGCCCATGGATGCAAGGAGATCACGTGATGATAATGATCCTAATGACATTCTTTGATTTCGTTGCAtttgtcttggatattcaattatga
- the LOC107847315 gene encoding receptor-like protein 12 isoform X3, which produces MTLIRNVRWNKLQDVIPPEIGELKQLAHLYLSFNNFKGEIPKELANLPELRYLHLHENHFTGRIPLELGTLQHLRHLDVGNNRLVGTIRELIRIEGYFPLLCNLYLNNNYLTGGVPAQLANLTNLEIFCYRYLSYNRMTGVIPYNIALIPKLTYSDAASGPISPMDARRSRDDNDPNDIL; this is translated from the exons ATGACACTGATAAG AAATGTTAGGTGGAATAAGCTGCAAGATGTCATTCCACCTGAAATAGGTGAACTAAAGCAGTTAGCACATCT CTACCtaagttttaataattttaaagggGAAATACCTAAGGAGCTTGCTAATCTTCCTGAACTTCGTTATCTCCATCTACATGAAAATCATTTTACTGGACGTATTCCACTTGAACTGGGTACCTTACAGCATCTTCGACACCT GGATGTTGGTAACAATCGTTTGGTTGGAACTATAAGAGAACTCATACGTATTGAAGGATACTTTCCGCTTCTCTGCAACCT ATACTTGAATAATAATTATCTTACTGGAGGTGTTCCAGCACAACTTGCAAATTTGACGAACTTGGAAATCTT TTGTTACAGATATCTATCCTACAATAGGATGACAGGAGTTATTCCATATAACATTGCTCTTATTCCAAAGTTAACTTATTC TGATGCGGCTAGTGGACCCATTTCGCCCATGGATGCAAGGAGATCACGTGATGATAATGATCCTAATGACATTCTTTGA